The proteins below come from a single Miscanthus floridulus cultivar M001 chromosome 1, ASM1932011v1, whole genome shotgun sequence genomic window:
- the LOC136544375 gene encoding polypyrimidine tract-binding protein homolog 1-like isoform X1 produces MSSGGGGGQQFRYTQTPSKVLHLRNLPWECAEEELVELCKPFGRIVNTKSGVGANRNQAFVEFTDVNQAISMVSYFASSSEPAQIRGKTVYIQYSNRQEIINNKSPGETAGNVLLVTMEGVQASDVTIDVIHMVFSAFGYVHKIATFEKAAGFQALIQYTDAATASAARDALDGRSIPSYLLPEHVTSCCLRISFSAHQDLNIKFQSNRSRDYNNPYLPINYSAMDGTLQPAVGADGRKVEAQGNVLLASIENMQYAVTVDVLHTVFSSFGTVQKIAIFEKNGGTQALIQYPDVNTAAVAKEALEGHCIYDGGYCKLHLSYSRHTDLNVKAHGDKSRDYTIPAGIIQGVLQPPGVQATSSGWQGNLQAAGAYAPPGAPAQSHNANGQVPNWNPGNSVYPPAPGTYPGQMYASPSQYAMSGGFPNTPSTAPPQYAASGGFPNTPTGAPPGALPQQLHASQQMPPQHENQSRGTPGTSQPPPPASYYR; encoded by the exons ATGTCGTCGGGCGGCGGTGGGGGGCAGCAGTTCCGCTACACGCAGACGCCGTCCAAGGTGCTGCACCTGCGGAACCTTCCGTGGGAGTGCGCGGAAGAGGAGCTCGTCGAGCTCTGCAAGCCCTTCGGCCGCATCGTCAACACCAAGAGCGGCGTCGGCGCCAACCGCAACCAGGCCTTCGTCGAGTTC ACTGACGTTAATCAGGCAATCTCGATGGTATCTTATTTTGCATCATCTTCAGAACCAGCACAAATCCGAGGCAAGACTGTTTACATTCAGTATTCAAATAGGCAAGAAATAATTAACAACAAGAGTCCTGGAGAGACGGCTGGAAATGTCTTGCTTGTTACTATGGAGGGTGTTCAAGCTAGTGATGTCACCATTGATGTGATCCATATG GTTTTCTCGGCTTTTGGGTATGTTCATAAGATAGCCACCTTTGAAAAGGCTGCAGGTTTTCAG GCATTGATCCAGTACACTGATGCAGCCACTGCTTCAGCTGCTAGAGACGCCTTAGATGGAAGGAGCATCCCAAG TTACTTGCTTCCGGAGCATGTGACATCCTGCTGCCTGCGAATTTCCTTTTCTGCACATCAGGATTTGAACATCAAGTTTCAGTCAAACCGCAGCAG GGATTATAATAATCCGTATCTTCCAATTAATTATTCTGCCATGGATGGTACATTACAG CCTGCTGTTGGAGCTGACGGAAGGAAAGTGGAGGCTCAAGGCAATGTTCTTCTTGCATCAATTGAGAATATGCAATATGCTGTTACTGTAGACGTTCTTCATACT GTGTTCTCATCATTTGGTACAGTCCAGAAAATTGCTATTTTTGAGAAGAATGGGGGAACACAAGCTTTGATTCAGTACCCTG ATGTAAATACAGCTGCTGTAGCGAAGGAAGCATTGGAAGGGCATTGCATCTACGATGGTGGCTACTGTAAGCTTCACCTGTCATACTCTCGTCATACTGATCTGAATGTGAAG GCACATGGTGACAAGAGCAGAGATTATACAATTCCAGCTGGCATAATCCAAGGGGTGCTGCAACCACCTGGTGTACAAGCTACATCCTCTGGGTGGCAAGGTAACCTTCAAGCAGCTGGGGCATATGCCCCACCCGGTGCCCCTGCTCAAAGCCACAATGCCAATGGACAAGTGCCGAACTGGAATCCCGGCAACTCAGTGTATCCCCCAGCCCCAGGAACATATCCAGGCCAGATGTACGCATCTCCGTCGCAGTATGCAATGTCAGGGGGCTTCCCTAATACCCCATCCACTGCTCCGCCACAGTATGCAGCATCAGGGGGCTTCCCTAACACCCCAACCGGTGCCCCTCCTGGTGCTCTGCCACAACAGTTGCACGCTTCGCAGCAGATGCCGCCTCAGCATGAAAATCAGTCACGAGGCACACCTGGAACTAGCCAACCGCCACCACCAGCATCATACTACCGTTAA
- the LOC136544375 gene encoding polypyrimidine tract-binding protein homolog 1-like isoform X2 yields the protein MSSGGGGGQQFRYTQTPSKVLHLRNLPWECAEEELVELCKPFGRIVNTKSGVGANRNQAFVEFTDVNQAISMVSYFASSSEPAQIRGKTVYIQYSNRQEIINNKSPGETAGNVLLVTMEGVQASDVTIDVIHMVFSAFGYVHKIATFEKAAGFQALIQYTDAATASAARDALDGRSIPSYLLPEHVTSCCLRISFSAHQDLNIKFQSNRSRDYNNPYLPINYSAMDGTLQPAVGADGRKVEAQGNVLLASIENMQYAVTVDVLHTVFSSFGTVQKIAIFEKNGGTQALIQYPDVNTAAVAKEALEGHCIYDGGYCTW from the exons ATGTCGTCGGGCGGCGGTGGGGGGCAGCAGTTCCGCTACACGCAGACGCCGTCCAAGGTGCTGCACCTGCGGAACCTTCCGTGGGAGTGCGCGGAAGAGGAGCTCGTCGAGCTCTGCAAGCCCTTCGGCCGCATCGTCAACACCAAGAGCGGCGTCGGCGCCAACCGCAACCAGGCCTTCGTCGAGTTC ACTGACGTTAATCAGGCAATCTCGATGGTATCTTATTTTGCATCATCTTCAGAACCAGCACAAATCCGAGGCAAGACTGTTTACATTCAGTATTCAAATAGGCAAGAAATAATTAACAACAAGAGTCCTGGAGAGACGGCTGGAAATGTCTTGCTTGTTACTATGGAGGGTGTTCAAGCTAGTGATGTCACCATTGATGTGATCCATATG GTTTTCTCGGCTTTTGGGTATGTTCATAAGATAGCCACCTTTGAAAAGGCTGCAGGTTTTCAG GCATTGATCCAGTACACTGATGCAGCCACTGCTTCAGCTGCTAGAGACGCCTTAGATGGAAGGAGCATCCCAAG TTACTTGCTTCCGGAGCATGTGACATCCTGCTGCCTGCGAATTTCCTTTTCTGCACATCAGGATTTGAACATCAAGTTTCAGTCAAACCGCAGCAG GGATTATAATAATCCGTATCTTCCAATTAATTATTCTGCCATGGATGGTACATTACAG CCTGCTGTTGGAGCTGACGGAAGGAAAGTGGAGGCTCAAGGCAATGTTCTTCTTGCATCAATTGAGAATATGCAATATGCTGTTACTGTAGACGTTCTTCATACT GTGTTCTCATCATTTGGTACAGTCCAGAAAATTGCTATTTTTGAGAAGAATGGGGGAACACAAGCTTTGATTCAGTACCCTG ATGTAAATACAGCTGCTGTAGCGAAGGAAGCATTGGAAGGGCATTGCATCTACGATGGTGGCTACT GCACATGGTGA